Proteins encoded together in one Miscanthus floridulus cultivar M001 chromosome 16, ASM1932011v1, whole genome shotgun sequence window:
- the LOC136514407 gene encoding uncharacterized protein translates to MDTGVQVMFIISLVLWVTTSFAMDDAAATRIPNVGTLSLSMKENPQLCQLCEEFASEAVFYLNENETQTEIIDTLHQACSKFRSFKLECTSLVDYYAPLFFTKIASLSPEEFCASLSFCGEDDR, encoded by the exons ATGGACACAGGAGTTCAAGTTATGTTCATCATCAGTCTTGTGCTCTGGGTTACTACAAGCTTTGCCATGGATGATGCTG CTGCTACAAGGATTCCAAATGTGGGCACATTATCTCTGTCAATGAAGGAAAATCCGCAATTATGCCAACTTTGTGAGGAGTTTGCGTCAGAAGCCGTGTTCTATCTAAATGAAAATGAGACCCAGACTGAAATCATTGATACACTACACCAAGCTTGTTCAAAGTTTCGCTCTTTTAAGCTGGAG TGCACGAGTTTGGTGGATTATTATGCCCCTCTTTTCTTCACAAAAATTGCTTCATTAAGCCCTGAAGAATTTTGTGCATCATTAAGTTTTTGCGGGGAG gatgacaggtag